One Acutalibacter muris DNA window includes the following coding sequences:
- a CDS encoding recombinase family protein encodes MFDAIYTRQSVDRADSISIESQKEFCQYETRGGEYRHYSDRGFSGKNTDRPDFQRMMNDIKSGEIKRVIVYKLDRISRSILDFTAMMEEFHKYGVEFVSTTEKFDTSSPMGRAMLNICIVFAQLERETIQKRVADAYASRSKHGFFMGGPVPYGYSIEPCAIDGVKTSRYVVSPEEAEVVKVIYQMYAQPQVSFGDIMRYLGDNKIRTRRDKGWNRTRIAEIVKNPIYLRADLDIYEFYKGQGTIIVNDPSDFIGTNGCYLYETQETKRKTLSLEGQTLVLAPHEGIIPSDIWLAARKKCLNNRNVGIPTKVKNSWLLGKAKCGKCGHALSIRYSKKNGVRYFMCGYRLNARGCEGFGALRAPELESFVLNAIRERLKAFETLTSSTKARVNPKLDELRIKEHQLSKDIDTLLEKVVHADGALMALINQRASNLDAELKEIQKEIREITASTPSTDIKTLTGYFSKWEELSIDDKRSVVDLLIAQVNATKDTVEIVWKI; translated from the coding sequence ATGTTTGACGCCATTTACACCCGACAGTCTGTAGACCGGGCTGACAGTATCTCCATTGAAAGCCAAAAGGAATTCTGTCAATATGAAACGAGAGGCGGAGAATACAGGCACTATAGCGATAGAGGTTTCTCTGGAAAAAACACTGACAGGCCGGATTTTCAGCGAATGATGAACGACATTAAAAGCGGGGAAATTAAACGCGTTATTGTGTACAAGCTGGACAGAATCAGCCGCTCTATTCTGGACTTTACCGCAATGATGGAAGAATTCCATAAATATGGCGTGGAGTTTGTATCCACCACAGAGAAGTTTGATACATCCTCCCCTATGGGACGGGCTATGCTGAACATCTGTATCGTCTTTGCACAGCTTGAACGAGAAACTATCCAAAAACGAGTAGCTGATGCCTATGCTTCCCGCTCCAAGCACGGATTCTTTATGGGTGGCCCTGTCCCTTATGGATATTCCATTGAACCGTGTGCTATTGATGGAGTGAAGACTTCCAGGTATGTAGTTTCCCCGGAAGAGGCGGAAGTTGTCAAAGTCATTTATCAGATGTATGCCCAACCACAAGTTTCTTTTGGAGACATCATGAGGTACCTTGGCGACAATAAGATTCGCACCCGGCGAGACAAAGGGTGGAACAGGACAAGGATAGCCGAGATAGTCAAAAACCCGATATATCTTCGAGCCGACCTGGATATTTACGAGTTCTATAAAGGCCAAGGGACCATTATAGTCAATGACCCTTCCGACTTTATCGGGACCAATGGATGCTATCTTTATGAAACCCAGGAGACCAAGCGCAAAACTCTGTCGCTGGAAGGGCAAACGCTGGTGCTTGCTCCACACGAGGGAATCATTCCGTCCGACATATGGCTGGCGGCTCGTAAGAAATGCCTCAACAATAGAAATGTTGGCATACCCACAAAGGTTAAGAACTCTTGGCTGCTTGGTAAAGCTAAGTGTGGAAAATGTGGTCATGCCCTAAGTATCCGATATTCCAAAAAGAATGGCGTGCGCTACTTTATGTGCGGCTATCGTCTGAATGCCCGGGGATGCGAAGGTTTTGGCGCTCTACGCGCACCAGAGCTTGAAAGTTTTGTTTTGAACGCAATACGTGAAAGGCTGAAAGCTTTTGAAACCCTTACTTCTTCCACAAAAGCAAGGGTAAATCCCAAATTGGATGAACTCCGAATCAAAGAGCATCAATTAAGCAAAGATATAGATACACTCCTGGAGAAGGTCGTCCATGCTGATGGTGCACTAATGGCTCTCATCAATCAAAGAGCATCTAATTTGGATGCGGAGCTTAAGGAAATCCAAAAAGAAATCCGTGAAATTACTGCGTCTACGCCATCGACGGACATTAAAACCCTCACAGGCTATTTTTCAAAGTGGGAGGAGCTTTCCATTGATGACAAAAGAAGCGTAGTTGACCTGTTGATTGCTCAAGTAAATGCTACAAAAGATACCGTTGAGATTGTGTGGAAGATTTGA
- a CDS encoding DUF6809 family protein produces the protein MKSVISKLYNGEIFPAETVVPTDSGYRSSVNKVGQEINGLQEVLTREQYEKLENVMDMNAEIVNMENKAIYAEGIRFGIELMIEVYRMDENARR, from the coding sequence ATGAAAAGCGTAATCAGCAAGCTGTACAACGGTGAAATATTTCCAGCAGAAACTGTGGTGCCTACAGATAGCGGCTATCGTTCCAGTGTGAATAAGGTCGGTCAGGAAATCAATGGATTGCAGGAAGTGCTGACCAGAGAGCAATACGAAAAATTAGAAAACGTAATGGATATGAACGCAGAAATAGTCAACATGGAGAACAAAGCAATTTATGCAGAGGGTATCCGATTCGGGATCGAACTCATGATTGAGGTTTATAGGATGGATGAAAACGCAAGGCGTTGA
- a CDS encoding antitoxin VbhA family protein, translating to MSIEKAIEIAAASVEMEGFNIDEKSREWCQLFLQGEISMEQYILLTKDKIGVPA from the coding sequence ATGTCTATTGAGAAAGCTATCGAAATTGCGGCAGCTTCGGTTGAGATGGAAGGATTCAACATTGACGAGAAAAGCCGAGAGTGGTGCCAACTGTTTCTCCAGGGGGAAATCAGCATGGAGCAGTATATCCTACTGACGAAAGACAAAATTGGAGTGCCTGCCTAA
- a CDS encoding Fic/DOC family protein produces MAYDLDTLTDDCYESTTCLINKFGIRDSAQLAEMEAAITFAKSAELEHLPIKGSFNFEHYKAIHKHLFGDIYDWAGTIRTIDISKKGTVFVLAKDIEQIANSCFTRLKSEDFFRGYSFDTFCDAIVDFYYVTNMLHPFREGNGRTQRIFISQLIRYAGYDIDFSAIDPDELMIATIQSANGVRDNLFRLFQQNLSGGEDFTLSLT; encoded by the coding sequence ATGGCTTATGATTTAGATACACTAACCGATGACTGTTATGAGAGTACAACTTGCCTGATCAATAAGTTTGGTATCCGCGACAGCGCTCAGCTTGCCGAGATGGAAGCGGCCATTACATTCGCAAAATCTGCTGAACTGGAACATTTACCCATCAAGGGTTCATTTAATTTTGAACATTATAAAGCTATTCACAAACATCTTTTCGGAGATATTTATGATTGGGCTGGTACGATTCGCACAATCGATATTTCTAAGAAAGGTACAGTTTTTGTGTTAGCAAAGGACATTGAGCAAATTGCAAACAGTTGTTTCACGCGGCTGAAATCAGAGGATTTTTTCAGAGGCTATTCGTTTGATACATTTTGCGATGCAATAGTCGATTTTTATTACGTTACCAATATGCTACATCCTTTCCGCGAAGGAAATGGGCGAACACAACGTATTTTTATTTCTCAGTTGATCCGCTATGCTGGATATGATATTGATTTCTCTGCTATTGATCCTGATGAACTGATGATTGCTACCATTCAGTCAGCTAATGGAGTTCGGGATAACCTTTTTAGACTTTTCCAACAGAACTTGTCAGGAGGAGAAGATTTTACCCTCTCCTTAACATAA
- a CDS encoding transposase domain-containing protein has protein sequence MFSNTPRGASASAAAYSIVETAKANGLRPFRYFQFLLERLPVGIPIEDCLPREQAAHTLCR, from the coding sequence CTGTTTTCCAATACGCCCAGAGGGGCCAGCGCCAGTGCGGCAGCCTACTCTATTGTAGAGACCGCGAAAGCCAACGGCCTGCGACCTTTTCGGTATTTCCAATTCTTGCTGGAGCGATTGCCTGTGGGAATCCCCATTGAAGATTGCCTGCCCCGGGAACAGGCGGCTCATACTTTGTGCAGATAG
- a CDS encoding IS66 family transposase, whose amino-acid sequence MAEEFFAWARNEYDHNPVPKSAYGAALTYAVKQKDWLMHVFLDGRLELSNNRAERGVRP is encoded by the coding sequence ATAGCAGAGGAATTCTTCGCTTGGGCCAGAAATGAATATGACCATAATCCCGTGCCAAAGTCTGCCTATGGCGCGGCGCTGACTTATGCCGTGAAACAAAAAGACTGGTTAATGCATGTGTTCCTGGATGGACGCTTGGAACTGTCCAATAACCGTGCAGAACGGGGTGTTAGACCCTAG
- a CDS encoding TRIC cation channel family protein, producing MICGLGTFIAIGVNKGVSNHSAPFVVLVCGIVTSLGGGLISSLICNDTIKGVFASALKYRLLTILGTILYTYLVYVDVLVTDAQTMVILYTVISLSLCNITLRNRWPSSSKILWTYDKLNFESLFVVKINLCIVANRSIPPIKKMFTLEIYHHRQYRQGKKFNLHTYRKTSRIMSI from the coding sequence ATCATATGCGGTCTGGGGACGTTTATTGCGATTGGGGTAAACAAAGGGGTAAGCAATCATAGCGCACCGTTTGTGGTCCTGGTGTGCGGAATTGTTACCTCACTTGGAGGAGGGCTTATATCATCACTCATTTGCAACGACACCATAAAAGGTGTGTTTGCTTCAGCTTTGAAATACCGTCTGCTGACTATCTTAGGAACCATTTTATATACATATCTTGTATATGTAGACGTCTTGGTGACTGATGCACAGACTATGGTGATATTATATACGGTAATTTCTCTTTCTTTGTGTAATATAACCTTACGGAATCGTTGGCCAAGTAGCTCCAAAATATTATGGACTTATGATAAACTGAATTTTGAAAGTTTATTCGTGGTAAAAATAAACTTATGTATTGTAGCAAACAGATCGATACCACCCATTAAAAAAATGTTCACTCTTGAAATATACCATCATCGCCAGTACCGCCAAGGGAAGAAGTTCAACCTTCACACATACCGCAAAACTAGTAGAATTATGTCGATATGA
- a CDS encoding recombinase family protein produces the protein MARAKNRGYQQTLTPTYTIRRWRLGAYIRLSKEDLKKGKDDSNSVKNQRDLLGDFYRRHMDEFESAVEYVDDGHTGTDANRENFQRLLADVMSGKINCVIVKDLSRFARNYSDAGSLIDNLFVQMGVRFISLAENVDSYLNPDSVSNIIVPITNVMNDNYCYQTSKKIRQVFDYKRRNGQYIGSFAPYGYIKDPKDKHQLIVDADAAEIVKRVYTMLLQGSSKRAIALYLNEHGIPSPTAYRRKKGLPVSSAVADDPMWGARMIHEILTNPIYTGDLVQGRRRVKSYKVHQIEAVPEEEWVRVPDTHEAIITHETFDKVQALLVRDTRTSPKGREVHLFSGFLKCADCGKSITRSQSGKNIYYACSTYKNRSRTACSMHSIKHNRLEAAVLFAIQYQVNTAVSYSELIARINSAPLKKSQSHRLNDQIAAKEKELTRITRYKQSLYQDWKDGEITQQEYRDMKADYERQAAELADVLARLNAERAELANGVDKEHPALVAFAKYQSIETLTREILTDLVDHIKVYENGNISVHFKFADEFRKIAEYIEINTTDTAEAG, from the coding sequence ATGGCACGAGCTAAAAACAGAGGGTATCAGCAGACTTTAACCCCTACCTATACAATCCGGCGCTGGCGTTTAGGCGCATACATCCGCCTTTCCAAAGAGGATTTGAAAAAGGGCAAGGACGACAGCAACAGCGTGAAGAACCAGCGCGACCTGCTGGGGGATTTCTACCGGCGGCACATGGACGAATTTGAAAGCGCGGTTGAATATGTGGACGATGGGCACACCGGGACGGATGCCAACCGCGAAAACTTCCAGCGGCTCTTGGCCGATGTGATGAGCGGGAAAATCAACTGCGTGATTGTGAAAGACCTTTCCCGGTTCGCCCGGAATTACAGTGACGCGGGGAGTCTGATTGATAACTTGTTTGTACAGATGGGCGTCCGCTTTATCTCCCTTGCGGAGAACGTGGACAGCTACCTAAACCCCGACAGCGTTTCAAACATTATCGTTCCGATAACTAACGTGATGAACGATAACTATTGCTACCAGACCTCAAAGAAAATCCGGCAGGTTTTTGATTACAAGCGGCGCAACGGCCAGTACATCGGCTCTTTCGCTCCCTATGGCTACATCAAAGACCCAAAGGACAAGCACCAGCTTATTGTGGATGCGGATGCGGCTGAAATCGTCAAGCGCGTGTATACCATGCTCCTGCAAGGCTCGTCTAAAAGGGCCATCGCGCTGTATCTGAACGAACACGGCATACCCAGCCCCACGGCCTACCGCCGGAAAAAGGGCCTGCCCGTTTCCTCGGCTGTGGCGGACGACCCCATGTGGGGAGCCCGCATGATACATGAAATCCTCACCAACCCCATTTACACCGGGGATTTGGTACAGGGCCGCCGCCGGGTGAAAAGCTACAAGGTACACCAGATAGAGGCTGTGCCGGAGGAAGAATGGGTGCGCGTTCCCGATACTCACGAGGCTATCATCACCCACGAAACCTTTGACAAGGTGCAGGCCCTGCTGGTACGCGATACCCGGACATCCCCCAAAGGGCGGGAAGTTCACTTGTTCAGCGGTTTTCTGAAATGTGCGGATTGCGGGAAATCCATCACCCGCAGCCAGAGCGGGAAAAATATCTATTACGCCTGCTCCACTTACAAGAACCGCTCCCGGACGGCCTGTTCCATGCACTCTATCAAGCACAACCGTCTGGAGGCCGCCGTCCTGTTCGCTATCCAGTATCAAGTGAACACCGCCGTTTCCTACTCGGAATTGATAGCCCGTATCAACTCGGCCCCGCTGAAAAAAAGTCAATCCCACCGCCTTAACGACCAGATAGCCGCAAAGGAAAAGGAATTGACCCGGATAACCCGCTACAAGCAGTCACTGTATCAAGATTGGAAAGACGGGGAGATCACCCAGCAGGAATACCGGGATATGAAAGCCGATTATGAGCGGCAGGCCGCCGAGCTTGCGGATGTGCTGGCCCGGCTGAACGCGGAACGTGCGGAGCTGGCAAACGGCGTTGACAAGGAGCATCCCGCGCTGGTAGCCTTTGCAAAGTATCAAAGCATCGAAACGCTGACCCGTGAAATCCTCACGGACTTGGTAGACCATATCAAGGTTTACGAAAACGGCAATATCAGCGTTCATTTCAAGTTCGCGGACGAGTTCCGCAAGATTGCCGAGTACATTGAAATCAACACAACCGATACCGCCGAGGCGGGCTGA
- a CDS encoding DUF6870 family protein, translating to MKLTAQELEQMKSVDIGAVSADALADVSGMAFDRTLPREERLARFVRRAVNPYCFSVGGVGVKIEFAEGGPSLQDTLTAFLIRQKSGL from the coding sequence GTGAAACTGACCGCACAAGAGCTGGAACAAATGAAAAGCGTGGACATCGGCGCGGTGAGCGCGGATGCGCTGGCTGACGTGAGCGGTATGGCCTTTGACCGCACCCTCCCCCGGGAGGAGCGGCTGGCCCGGTTTGTGAGACGGGCCGTCAATCCGTACTGCTTTAGCGTGGGCGGCGTGGGCGTGAAAATTGAGTTTGCCGAGGGCGGCCCCTCCCTCCAGGATACGCTGACCGCCTTTCTTATCCGGCAAAAGAGCGGGCTGTAA
- a CDS encoding sigma-70 RNA polymerase sigma factor region 4 domain-containing protein, whose protein sequence is MTIINLRDFYYWYTQDEYIEVTDDVAEALRASVRYEAAYQRRISRHKAQYSLDCEDGIEYSACLRELTPDEVLELKERFCRLWNALNSLPPAQGRRVDACIILGKSFSEVALAEGVDESAVRRAVERGLENMKKFLKNSR, encoded by the coding sequence ATGACTATCATCAACTTGCGCGACTTTTACTACTGGTACACCCAGGACGAATATATTGAGGTTACTGACGATGTGGCCGAGGCGCTCCGGGCCAGCGTCCGCTATGAGGCGGCCTACCAGCGGCGGATTTCCCGTCACAAGGCGCAGTATTCACTGGACTGCGAGGACGGCATCGAGTATTCCGCCTGCCTGCGCGAGCTCACCCCGGACGAGGTTTTGGAGCTCAAGGAGCGGTTCTGCCGTCTGTGGAACGCGCTGAACAGCCTGCCCCCGGCCCAGGGCCGCCGGGTGGATGCCTGCATCATCCTCGGCAAGAGCTTTTCCGAGGTGGCGCTGGCCGAGGGCGTTGACGAAAGCGCGGTGCGGCGGGCCGTGGAGCGCGGGCTGGAGAACATGAAAAAGTTTTTGAAAAATTCCCGCTGA
- a CDS encoding class I SAM-dependent methyltransferase — MPNKIENAYKLSQNIYDDALTQKKWWAKLYNYVFWGGVDNLEISKKILSIIPKDFSGVLLDVPVGTAQFTVEKYAALPLSKIICLDYSEDMLVQAKSRFEKHHISNVQCIQGDVGNLPFENQMFDVLVSMNGFHAFPDKEKAFSETFRVLKNGGMFIGCFYVKGECKRTDFLVKNVLAPKGWFTLPFQTFSDLNSFLEKNYSTVNIYHEHSIAYFWCKK, encoded by the coding sequence ATGCCAAATAAAATTGAAAATGCTTATAAGCTCTCCCAAAATATATACGATGACGCATTAACGCAAAAAAAATGGTGGGCAAAATTATACAACTATGTTTTTTGGGGAGGAGTAGATAATCTGGAAATCTCCAAAAAAATATTAAGCATCATTCCCAAAGACTTTTCAGGCGTATTATTAGATGTTCCTGTTGGAACGGCTCAGTTTACAGTTGAAAAGTATGCTGCTTTGCCGTTGTCCAAAATAATATGTTTAGACTATTCAGAAGATATGCTCGTTCAAGCCAAATCAAGATTTGAAAAGCATCATATTTCAAACGTTCAGTGTATTCAGGGCGATGTTGGTAATTTGCCCTTTGAAAACCAGATGTTTGATGTATTAGTATCAATGAATGGGTTTCATGCTTTTCCCGATAAGGAGAAAGCCTTTAGCGAAACATTCCGCGTTCTGAAAAATGGCGGTATGTTCATTGGGTGTTTTTATGTTAAAGGGGAATGTAAACGAACTGATTTTTTAGTTAAAAATGTACTTGCTCCCAAAGGCTGGTTTACCCTTCCATTCCAGACTTTTTCGGATTTAAACAGTTTTTTGGAAAAGAATTATTCAACTGTTAATATTTATCACGAACATTCCATCGCATATTTCTGGTGTAAAAAATAG
- a CDS encoding TetR/AcrR family transcriptional regulator, producing MGNKSNSFLSLQSKEWLVKALQILMKTKKYSDITIKELAQKAGVDRKTFYRNFKSKEDVLRFYLDRTCQDYIARLNKENKLTIFAIAKAFFSTCKQHSDFLILLDKNDLLPLLLIAFDDYLPMLHEMFEDKRIDDNPVYYSEYALSFFTGGFWNISIKWIRRGGHETPEEMAQIVETLMSYSI from the coding sequence ATGGGTAATAAGAGTAATAGTTTTTTATCTTTACAATCTAAGGAATGGCTTGTAAAGGCTTTGCAAATTTTAATGAAAACTAAAAAATATTCTGATATTACAATTAAGGAATTAGCGCAAAAGGCCGGGGTAGATCGAAAAACTTTTTATAGGAATTTCAAGAGCAAAGAAGATGTGTTGCGGTTTTATTTAGACAGGACATGCCAAGACTATATCGCTCGTTTAAACAAAGAGAATAAACTTACAATCTTTGCAATCGCAAAAGCCTTTTTTTCAACTTGTAAGCAACATTCAGATTTTTTAATTCTACTTGATAAAAATGATCTTTTGCCATTATTACTGATAGCATTTGATGATTATCTTCCTATGCTACATGAAATGTTTGAGGACAAAAGAATAGATGACAATCCGGTTTATTATTCTGAATATGCGCTCTCGTTTTTTACCGGAGGATTTTGGAACATATCAATTAAATGGATTAGACGTGGTGGGCATGAAACACCTGAAGAAATGGCTCAGATCGTAGAGACATTGATGTCATATTCCATTTAG
- a CDS encoding helix-turn-helix domain-containing protein, whose protein sequence is MRMYQYDKHLDFHALGREIKRKREAKGWTQEYLAQLVDRTPRSIMYMENRGQKPSLNVFYQLVTLLEISVDQFFFPDKLNGESTCRKQIDVMLNSMDEKELTVMKYTAEGLQKARETEDA, encoded by the coding sequence ATGAGAATGTACCAATACGACAAACATCTTGATTTTCACGCCTTGGGCCGTGAGATCAAACGCAAACGGGAAGCAAAAGGCTGGACGCAGGAGTATCTGGCTCAGCTTGTGGATCGCACCCCGCGCTCCATCATGTATATGGAGAACCGGGGCCAGAAACCAAGCCTCAATGTTTTTTACCAGCTTGTCACCCTGCTGGAGATTTCCGTGGATCAATTCTTTTTCCCGGACAAGCTCAACGGAGAGAGCACCTGCCGGAAACAGATCGATGTTATGCTCAATTCGATGGACGAAAAAGAGCTAACCGTAATGAAATACACAGCAGAGGGACTGCAAAAAGCCCGTGAAACGGAGGATGCGTAA
- a CDS encoding cysteine-rich VLP protein, with the protein MRELTREEKAAIRSLVVKWCANYDREYGCLPLDCECYMLGKCWTSGYCRYFREAVLPLNPALEAALTDGPTPDLRPCAVCGRPFAPEGKKAFCSAACAENARRKRQRGYMRKRRLDC; encoded by the coding sequence TTGCGCGAGCTGACCCGTGAGGAAAAGGCGGCCATCCGCTCCCTTGTAGTGAAATGGTGCGCCAACTATGACCGGGAATACGGCTGTCTGCCCCTCGACTGTGAGTGCTATATGCTGGGGAAATGCTGGACTTCGGGCTACTGCCGCTACTTCCGGGAGGCGGTGCTCCCCTTAAACCCCGCACTGGAGGCCGCGCTGACTGACGGCCCGACCCCCGACCTGCGGCCCTGTGCCGTCTGCGGGCGGCCCTTTGCGCCAGAGGGGAAAAAGGCGTTCTGTTCGGCGGCCTGCGCCGAAAATGCGCGACGGAAACGCCAGCGCGGCTATATGCGGAAAAGGCGGCTGGACTGTTAG
- a CDS encoding CD1107 family mobile element protein — MKRKKYRVVAAALCAAFLLCGITTTAYAGGGEEWEDGTGGPEWEGLDPVEPTPAPEPEPNPFTPDGQGTMVDNATDQDGKEFFTIMAADESVFYLVIDRQRETENVYFLNAVTVADLMALAEPSPEAVPEPLPEPEPEPATEPEPEPEPEKSGGAGTLLLVLAVLALGGGAGWYFKIYRPKQQAAAPGEDFDEAGEYGEDYGGGEYDDLPPWDEEEEKEDGE, encoded by the coding sequence ATGAAAAGAAAGAAATATCGTGTAGTGGCGGCGGCTCTGTGCGCCGCTTTTTTGCTGTGCGGCATCACCACCACGGCCTACGCCGGAGGCGGCGAGGAATGGGAGGACGGTACGGGCGGCCCGGAATGGGAGGGGCTTGACCCCGTGGAGCCCACGCCTGCGCCGGAACCCGAGCCCAACCCATTCACCCCGGACGGCCAGGGGACGATGGTGGATAACGCCACCGACCAGGACGGCAAGGAATTTTTCACCATCATGGCGGCAGACGAGTCCGTGTTCTATCTGGTGATTGACCGCCAGCGGGAGACGGAAAATGTGTACTTTCTGAACGCCGTCACCGTGGCCGATTTGATGGCCCTTGCGGAGCCCTCCCCGGAGGCTGTCCCCGAACCGCTCCCGGAGCCGGAACCCGAACCTGCTACCGAGCCGGAGCCCGAGCCCGAACCGGAAAAATCCGGCGGGGCGGGGACGCTCCTGCTGGTGCTGGCGGTGCTGGCCCTCGGCGGCGGGGCCGGGTGGTACTTCAAGATTTACCGCCCCAAACAGCAGGCCGCCGCTCCCGGTGAGGATTTTGACGAGGCCGGGGAATACGGCGAGGACTATGGCGGCGGTGAGTATGACGACCTCCCCCCGTGGGATGAGGAAGAAGAAAAGGAGGACGGAGAATGA
- a CDS encoding transposase: MGNYWERLDAYEEEGLEELKRQTGQRRAKRTKQVKKDKRRSHKKVSSTDPESGYMKRPGKPSGFYYLSHQTTDPDHGIITAVTVTPGDVHDSRPYLEQLEYVHKSVVPLQAAAADSAYDFPLAHRALEELGIDFFVVPQPAHDRTKAELKRDAFTYNEQRDVYLCPNGKELRRKRLYRSGSGLFWEYWAEKKDCGSCPLRQKCLNETDKAGTRKLQDSYFKTVVQEHFSRRWEPDYREALKQRQIWCEGTFAAQKWGHNLTRLLRRGLEAAEDHCLLSAAALNLKRMIKHSV; the protein is encoded by the coding sequence GTGGGGAACTATTGGGAGCGGCTGGACGCCTATGAGGAGGAGGGACTGGAGGAGCTGAAACGGCAGACAGGGCAGCGCCGGGCGAAGCGTACAAAGCAGGTGAAAAAGGACAAGCGCCGTTCCCACAAGAAGGTGAGTAGTACCGACCCGGAGTCGGGCTACATGAAGCGGCCCGGCAAGCCCAGCGGTTTTTATTATCTGTCTCACCAGACAACCGACCCGGACCACGGTATCATCACCGCTGTAACCGTGACGCCGGGGGATGTCCATGACTCACGGCCCTATTTGGAGCAGTTGGAGTACGTCCATAAAAGTGTTGTGCCGCTGCAAGCCGCCGCGGCGGACTCCGCCTATGACTTCCCCCTGGCACACCGAGCGCTGGAAGAACTGGGCATCGACTTCTTTGTCGTGCCACAGCCCGCCCATGACCGCACGAAAGCTGAACTGAAGCGGGATGCATTCACCTATAACGAACAGCGGGACGTATACTTGTGCCCTAACGGGAAAGAACTGCGGCGCAAGCGGCTGTATCGAAGTGGCAGCGGGCTGTTCTGGGAATACTGGGCGGAAAAGAAAGACTGCGGCAGTTGTCCTTTGCGGCAGAAATGTTTGAATGAGACGGACAAGGCCGGCACCAGAAAGCTCCAGGACAGTTATTTCAAGACTGTTGTTCAAGAACATTTCTCCAGGCGATGGGAGCCGGATTACCGGGAGGCGCTGAAGCAGCGGCAGATCTGGTGTGAGGGTACTTTTGCCGCACAGAAATGGGGACACAACCTGACGCGTCTCCTGCGGCGAGGTTTAGAGGCAGCGGAGGACCACTGTCTCCTTTCCGCCGCGGCCTTGAACCTCAAAAGAATGATTAAACACTCAGTGTGA